The Corallococcus silvisoli genome contains the following window.
GAGGTGTTCTCTGTCTGGTCGCCGGCGACGCGGCCCGGGTCGCCGCCAATGTGGTCGCGGAGGCGGCCAAGGAGCTGGCGGGCAAGGCGGGCACTGTCCTCAAGGGCCTCGCGGGTCACGTGAAGGGGCTCGGTCCAGACGGGGGCCCGAAATCCATCGGGCCGGACGGCATGGATGGAGGAGGCGACGTGGATGAGCCCGACGACGCGCGTGACGACGACAAGGTGAAAAAGCTCTATCCGCTGAAGGGTCCACGATAACGAAGTGCGACAGCCGGAGGTGTCGGTCCTCACGCAGCAGCTTCGGCTGGGAGCACGTTGTGCTCCAGCGAATCAAGATCCCCTCCGCGATGCCGCGTCACACCTCGCGGAGGGAGAGCTGCTCCGTGTCTTCGTCGTACGCGAAGAGGTCGCCGAAGCGCCCCCAGCGCACCAGGGTGTCGAAGATCCGCTCGTAGTTCTCGGAGGGCATCGCCATCACCACCGTCTCGAGGACGAACTCCCGCGTGACGTACCCCTCCTCGCTTCGTTCGATGGCGGCCTTCACGCTGCGAAACAGCCCCAGATGGAGGAGCTGCTCGCGCCAGAGGACCTTCCGCTCCTCCGGCAAGGCCCTCACGAGCCGGACACCCACCGAGTCCAGGAGCACCATCCGTTTCGGGGTGTCCACCAGGTCCAGCAACTCGGCGGCCTTCACCACGTTGATGATGTGACCGAACTCGCGGTCCGTGTCATTGGCGATCCGGAAGATGTCGTCCCTGCCGCCCCGGGCGTCCAGGTACTCGAGCAGGCCGACCACCTCGCCGCTGGTCACCGAGGGGATGGGCTCGATGAGGTCCGCGACGGGGGCGAGCGCGGGGGGCGCGTCTGGCATCTCCGAGCCCGTGATGATGTCGTGGAGCCGGTCGACCAGTTGAAGCAGCTCGGGAGAGCGGTAGTCGCGCGGCCGGGGCAGCCGGTTCTCCACGACGGTGCGGACCACGCCGGGGTGCGCTCCGAGCACCACGATGCGGTCCGCCATGTACGCGACCTCCTTGATGTCGTGGCTGACCATCAGGATGGATGAGGGGTTCCGGCCCTTGGCGCTCCAGATGTCGAGCACCTCCGCGCGCAGGCTCTCCGCGGTGAGCGCGTCCACCTGGCTGAACGGCTCGTCCATGAAGAGCAGCTCGGGGTTGAGCGAGAACGCCCGGGCCATCCCCACCCGTTGCTTCATCCCGCCTGACAGCTCCCGGGGGAAGGCCTCCTCGAACCCCTCCAGCCCCACCACCCGGATGGCGTTCGCGGCCTGTCGCGGGCGCTCCGCCTCCGGGATGCCGGCGGCCTTGAGGACCGCCTGGACGTTCTGCATGACGGTCATCCACGGGAAGAGCGCGAAGCTTTGGAAGACGATGGCGCACCCGGGGTTCAAGCCCACCAGGGGCTTGCCCCGGTAGCGGACGCTCCCGGACGTGGGGCGGATCAGCCCCGCGAGGATGCGGAGGATGGTGGACTTGCCACAGCCGGACGGCCCCAGCAGGGCGACCACCTCGTCTGGCTCCACCCGCAGGCTGATGTCCTGGAGGACGCGAAGCGGTGTGCCGTTGGGCTGGGGAAACTCATGGGTGACGTGCTCGAGCTCGCAGAGCGCCGTCGAGGAGGGTCGCGGGGACGGAGGAGTGTCGGGCGTCATTTGCTGAGCGAGAAGCGGGTCTCGGCGAGGCCCTGCAGCCGTCTCCAGACGAAGCGGTTGAATGCCACGACGACCATGGACATGACGACGATGCTGGCCGCGAGCGCCGGGAAGTTGGCGGACGACGCCGCGGCGCTGATCTGCGCCCCCAGCCCCCTGGTGGTGAGCACCTCCCCTCGAAAGGTGACGTATTCGGCGACGATGCTGGCGTTCCAGGCTCCGCCCGCAGCGGTGATCCACCCCGTGACCAGATAGGGGAAGACCGCCGGGAAGTAGAGCGAGGTGAAGCGCTGCCACCGCCCCAGCCGGTAGCTCCGGGCCGCCTCACGGAGGTCCGCGGGCATGGCCATCGCGCCGGCGATGACGTTGAACAGGATGTACCACTGGGTCCCGAGCAGCATCAGCACCACGCTGCCCCAGCCCAGCGTGACGCCAGCGGCCTTCAGCGCGGCGATCACCACCGGGAAGAGCATGGGGGCGGGGAACGACGCCACCACCTGCACCACGGGCTGCAGCAGGCGGGACAGCCGTGGGGAGAGGCCAATCGCCAGGCCCGCGGGGAGCGCCCAGAGCGTCCCCAACGCCGTGGAGAGCAGAACGCGCCCCAGCGTCAGCGCCGCTCCGGACGCGATGTGTCCCCAGCTCGCCACCGTCACGGGATGCAGGAGGATCACCAGCCGCACGACGCCATAGAGGAGGCCCGCGACCATGAACAGGTACAGCGCGCCGGACACGGCGCGGCCGACCCGGGCCACGCCGGGGTGCGGTGCGGGGTGGTGGGGGCCCTTGGGTATCAGCCGGCGGGCGACAGCCCCGCTCAGGCGCCTGAGCCAGGACGCGAACCAGCGGATGAGCCGGGAGCGTCGCAGCCAGTCGAGGAACCAGGAGTGCATCTCCTCCGCCAGCCCGCCCTCCTCGACGCGGAACTTCTGGGCCCAGACCACCACCGGGCGCCAGAGGAGCTGATCCAGCACGACGATCATCACCACCATCGCGAGGACGGCCCACAGCATGGCGGCGGTGTTCCCCTGCGCGACCGCCACGCTCATGTACGAGCCCAGCCCGGGCAGGCGGAAGTCCTTGTCTCCCAGGACGAAGGCCTCGCTGATCATCAGGAAGAACCACCCCCCCGCCATGCTCATCATGCTGTTCCACACCAGCCCAAGGGTGGCGAAGGGGAGCTCGACCCAGCGCAGCCGCTGCCACCGCGAGAAGCGGTAGACCTGCGCCACCTCGCGCTGGTCCAGCGGCACGGACTTCAGCGAGTAGTAGTAGCTGAACGTCATGTTCCAGGCCTGGCTGGTGAAGATCATCAGCACCGCGGCGAGCTCCAGCCCGACGTTGCTGGTGGGGAAGGCGCTGACCAGCGCGAGGACCAGGCCCGGCATGAACCCCAGCACCGGGATGCTCTGGAGGATGTCCAGCAGGGGAATGAGGGCGTGCTCCGCCAGCTTGTCCTTCGCGGCCCAGTATCCGTACACGAGCGTGAAGCCCAGTGAGAGGACGTACGCGATCATCCCTCGCGACAGGGAGAGCAGGGTGTAGCGGGGCAGGGCCCACGGGGTGAGTTCAATCCGCACGGTCGGCCGCAGATGTCCCACCCACTCTCGTGACGTCTGGAAGACAGCGAGGGCAATGCCCGCCATGCCGACGAGGATGAGGACGTCAATCCATGGCAGCGGGAGGCGCGGCTCCGTGGCCCCCGTGGGACGGCCCCAGACGGAAGCGAGGAGGTGCCTCAAGGGCGCGCCCCTCCCGTGCTCGCGAAGACGCAGGCCGCGGCCTGAGGTGCTCTTCGGAAACAAACGGAAGGCAGGCGCATGGGGACCCCCGGTCGTGCTCCATGTGCCGATATCCCCCCCCACCCATCGATGCAAACGCGCCCGGGCGAAGTGTCGCCGAGTGCTCTTCCTGATCATCCAGTGCGCATCGCCACCGCCAGGGCCGCGGGCATCGGCTCCAGGAACCCGCCGCCAGCGCGAGGGGCTTCGACCTGGGCGTCCAGGTCACGCTCGTGGCGCATCGGAAGCGGGCCCGTTCGACAGCGTCGCGCGGACCGCTCACCGGCTCCGGCTCACATCAGGGCTTTCACCTGACGCTGGAGGGCCTGCAACTGGTCGAGCTTCTCCCTCAGCTCGCCGCGCATCTCACGCTCGTCGGTGTGGAGGACCTCGTCGTGCAGCTCGTCGATGCTCTCGTCGAGGCACGTATGGAGGAGGCGGATCTGCTGCTGGGAGAGCTCCAGGACCATGGGACACCTCTCGGTCAGCGCAACGGCGGTGGCACTTCACCCTCTCACCCGAGGGAACGGGTGCGAGAGCGCGCGCGTCAGGTCCGCT
Protein-coding sequences here:
- a CDS encoding ABC transporter ATP-binding protein gives rise to the protein MTPDTPPSPRPSSTALCELEHVTHEFPQPNGTPLRVLQDISLRVEPDEVVALLGPSGCGKSTILRILAGLIRPTSGSVRYRGKPLVGLNPGCAIVFQSFALFPWMTVMQNVQAVLKAAGIPEAERPRQAANAIRVVGLEGFEEAFPRELSGGMKQRVGMARAFSLNPELLFMDEPFSQVDALTAESLRAEVLDIWSAKGRNPSSILMVSHDIKEVAYMADRIVVLGAHPGVVRTVVENRLPRPRDYRSPELLQLVDRLHDIITGSEMPDAPPALAPVADLIEPIPSVTSGEVVGLLEYLDARGGRDDIFRIANDTDREFGHIINVVKAAELLDLVDTPKRMVLLDSVGVRLVRALPEERKVLWREQLLHLGLFRSVKAAIERSEEGYVTREFVLETVVMAMPSENYERIFDTLVRWGRFGDLFAYDEDTEQLSLREV
- a CDS encoding ABC transporter permease — its product is MRHLLASVWGRPTGATEPRLPLPWIDVLILVGMAGIALAVFQTSREWVGHLRPTVRIELTPWALPRYTLLSLSRGMIAYVLSLGFTLVYGYWAAKDKLAEHALIPLLDILQSIPVLGFMPGLVLALVSAFPTSNVGLELAAVLMIFTSQAWNMTFSYYYSLKSVPLDQREVAQVYRFSRWQRLRWVELPFATLGLVWNSMMSMAGGWFFLMISEAFVLGDKDFRLPGLGSYMSVAVAQGNTAAMLWAVLAMVVMIVVLDQLLWRPVVVWAQKFRVEEGGLAEEMHSWFLDWLRRSRLIRWFASWLRRLSGAVARRLIPKGPHHPAPHPGVARVGRAVSGALYLFMVAGLLYGVVRLVILLHPVTVASWGHIASGAALTLGRVLLSTALGTLWALPAGLAIGLSPRLSRLLQPVVQVVASFPAPMLFPVVIAALKAAGVTLGWGSVVLMLLGTQWYILFNVIAGAMAMPADLREAARSYRLGRWQRFTSLYFPAVFPYLVTGWITAAGGAWNASIVAEYVTFRGEVLTTRGLGAQISAAASSANFPALAASIVVMSMVVVAFNRFVWRRLQGLAETRFSLSK